The genomic interval AAGGCCTCAACAAGTGGCTGTGCATCCCCGTCCTGCTGATCGGAACCCTGTTCATCGTCTCGTTCCTCCTCTCCCCGATGATGCTCCTGCTCTGCCTGATCCTCGTCTGCACGCTCTCCGAAGCGATGATGAACGGGCACTGGCGCTCGCGCATCATCTTCCTCGCCGCGCTGATGCTCGCCTCCATCCTCCTTTGCCTGATCATGGCCCTCATCAGCCCCGGGACCCTCGACCTCTACCACAGCCTGCTCCTGATGACCCTCGCCGCCGTGGCCTTTGCCGCCGTGTACGCCTACCGGTCGCAGCTGACCAACATATTCATCACGCTCGGACTCTTCGTCGGATCACTCATCTTCCTCCCCACGACCGACTACATCTTCAACTCGATCCTCAAACAGCACCAGCGCGACCGCATACTCAGCTTCCTCGGAATCATCAGCGACCCCCTGGGCACCGACTACAACGTCAACCAGGCCAAAATCGCCATCGGATCCGGCGGCTTCGCCGGAAAGGGGTTCCTCCAGGGTACGCAGATCAAATACGGATTCGTCCCCGAAAAGCACACCGACTTCATCTTCTGCACCGTTGGCGAAGAGTGGGGATTCCTCGGAACAACCTTCGTCCTCGTGCTGCTCTGTCTGCTGATCCTGCGGCTCATGCGCATGGGGGAGCGTCAGGAGGAGCCATTCGGGCGCATCTACTGCTACTGCGTGGCCTCGATCCTGCTGTTCCACGTCCTCGTGAACGTAGGCATGACCATCGGTCTGATGCCCGTCATGGGAATCCCCCTGCCCTTCATGAGCTACGGAGGTTCGTCGCTCATCGCATTCACCATCCTGCTCTTCATCGCCGTGCGCCTCGATGCCTCCACCCGACAGTTTTCACTGAACAAATTTTCCTG from uncultured Alistipes sp. carries:
- the rodA gene encoding rod shape-determining protein RodA — protein: MTSNRHNGILDGVDRGTVLLYVLIVLAGFVSIFSASYDDSAAQTFSFSHFYMKQLVWIGIAWVTALVVLLLDERYYHMFAYPAYFAGLAFLVAALLFGREVNGAKAWFEFGSVRIQPVEFAKIATALALARVMSNYSFSINRPADLFKVALVICIPLLIIILQNDTGSGIVLGSFLFVLYREGLNKWLCIPVLLIGTLFIVSFLLSPMMLLLCLILVCTLSEAMMNGHWRSRIIFLAALMLASILLCLIMALISPGTLDLYHSLLLMTLAAVAFAAVYAYRSQLTNIFITLGLFVGSLIFLPTTDYIFNSILKQHQRDRILSFLGIISDPLGTDYNVNQAKIAIGSGGFAGKGFLQGTQIKYGFVPEKHTDFIFCTVGEEWGFLGTTFVLVLLCLLILRLMRMGERQEEPFGRIYCYCVASILLFHVLVNVGMTIGLMPVMGIPLPFMSYGGSSLIAFTILLFIAVRLDASTRQFSLNKFS